In one window of Meiothermus sp. DNA:
- a CDS encoding E3 binding domain-containing protein, with protein MSEVKITPLARRLAEENGIDWRQIKGTGPDGTVVERDILAFLAKVMAGEVNLPPAPEETAPHTGAIPNMTQAQAALQKEGVQLGDLVPSPAPTPSPLSAAPTMDDIEFDLDLDLDAPAPPVPPAAEAFEEAPTLAPEPPLVPNFDEPEPLVASEPLPTLQWEEPEPAPAPVAPLPEVNPELAGLPPLPTETDLAPPSSAPKLIWETQEVITAPEAPTPPPSPLQAGMSFSNAPEPEVAPAPAYQTPVEAPPVASRQQEASSIPPVEREVSQMPFTAQEAAPASPVEPPAAPQPEPVAPPIAPAPTGVAAIPSTETTPLPKMLRVQAWQRLVEIGPAQSAAQTLSEAWRMEVGVDALLYRAADKALADTQTPMRPTKGSLEGDTLKSLRVAPAQSLRGALDSLRMAADPAEGLVVLSLVDSAFDQVIFPGLSTLTLGRASGGHALLTLSGDLGTELAGKLLERVAYYLERPILLA; from the coding sequence ATGAGCGAAGTCAAAATCACCCCGTTGGCCCGTCGTCTGGCGGAAGAAAACGGCATAGATTGGCGTCAAATTAAAGGCACCGGCCCCGATGGCACGGTAGTCGAACGCGACATTCTGGCCTTCCTAGCAAAGGTCATGGCGGGCGAGGTTAATCTGCCCCCGGCCCCCGAAGAAACAGCGCCTCACACGGGTGCTATCCCCAACATGACCCAAGCCCAGGCAGCCTTGCAGAAGGAGGGGGTACAGCTGGGCGACCTGGTGCCCTCGCCTGCACCGACCCCGTCTCCCCTATCGGCGGCGCCCACCATGGACGATATCGAGTTTGACCTCGACCTCGACCTGGACGCCCCGGCCCCTCCGGTACCCCCAGCCGCCGAAGCCTTCGAAGAAGCGCCCACGCTGGCCCCTGAGCCTCCGCTGGTGCCGAATTTCGACGAGCCAGAGCCTTTGGTCGCTAGCGAGCCCCTGCCCACGCTGCAATGGGAGGAACCAGAGCCCGCCCCAGCCCCGGTAGCGCCGCTTCCCGAGGTGAACCCCGAGTTGGCCGGCCTGCCGCCCCTCCCTACCGAGACCGACCTGGCGCCCCCCAGCAGTGCGCCCAAGCTCATCTGGGAAACCCAGGAGGTCATAACCGCCCCCGAGGCGCCCACCCCTCCGCCCAGCCCCCTGCAGGCGGGGATGAGCTTCAGCAACGCTCCCGAACCCGAAGTTGCTCCGGCCCCTGCATATCAAACCCCGGTAGAGGCCCCACCCGTTGCATCCAGGCAGCAGGAGGCCTCGTCCATACCACCGGTGGAACGGGAGGTATCGCAGATGCCCTTCACAGCGCAAGAGGCGGCCCCTGCTTCGCCGGTGGAGCCGCCGGCAGCCCCGCAGCCCGAACCCGTGGCACCGCCCATAGCGCCTGCGCCCACGGGCGTGGCAGCTATACCCAGTACAGAAACCACCCCCCTCCCCAAAATGCTGCGGGTACAGGCCTGGCAACGCCTGGTGGAAATTGGCCCGGCCCAAAGCGCCGCCCAGACCCTGAGCGAGGCCTGGCGCATGGAGGTGGGGGTGGATGCCCTGCTGTACCGTGCAGCGGACAAGGCCCTGGCCGACACCCAGACCCCAATGCGCCCTACCAAGGGCAGCCTCGAGGGCGACACACTGAAAAGCCTGCGGGTGGCTCCCGCGCAGTCGTTGCGCGGAGCCCTGGACTCTTTGCGGATGGCCGCCGACCCCGCCGAGGGGCTGGTGGTGCTCTCGCTGGTAGACAGCGCTTTTGATCAGGTCATCTTCCCCGGCCTGTCAACCCTTACCCTGGGCCGGGCTAGCGGGGGCCACGCCCTGCTGACCCTAAGCGGCGACCTGGGCACCGAACTGGCCGGAAAGCTGCTGGAGCGGGTGGCCTACTACCTCGAGCGGCCCATCCTGCTGGCCTGA
- a CDS encoding 30S ribosomal protein S1 translates to MEDQATQTPVETGNEPQVFSMEQALQDAEARLEKTVQRGQIVTGTVVFVTNDGVMVDIGARTEAIIPLNQLTEENLPEEELKNLLKPGDTVTAYVVRADLENGQVVLSKKRAEADQSWVKIQTLFDQGEPVMVEVKEKVKGGLVATVEGIRAFLPASQVDLKRTPELDEYVGQRFLVKIIELNRKKGRVILSRRTVLETEQKAARSQILSSLKEGDIVEGQVVEVTEFGVFVALGGVDGLVHRSEITWGRFNHPKDVVQKGQTVKAKVLSVDTERERVNLSMKALTEDPWLTVSEKHPIGSKLTGKVVGLTQFGAFVEVEPGLEGLIHISELSWTKRPKHPSEILKEGQVVEAQVLRIDPAERRLSLGLKQTQPDPWKSLPDRFPPGTPVKGKVTGLTDFGVFVEIEPGIEGLIHVSELAYERVEKPSELFKKGDEVEAAILQIDPVEQRISLSRKRLLTPPPQAVSIPGDEEGEGRKGRREGKGGERPKRPKGKGGPREGRGRERDFDYGGASGAAAYTNYDPSVVSASTTNVKLGDVFGDLLSQLSLEEDKDKEKA, encoded by the coding sequence ATGGAAGACCAAGCTACCCAGACTCCAGTGGAAACTGGAAATGAGCCCCAAGTTTTTAGCATGGAGCAAGCCCTGCAAGACGCAGAGGCAAGGCTCGAGAAGACCGTCCAGCGCGGCCAGATTGTCACCGGCACGGTGGTGTTCGTCACCAACGACGGGGTAATGGTGGACATTGGCGCGCGCACCGAAGCCATCATTCCGCTCAACCAGCTCACCGAGGAGAACCTGCCCGAGGAGGAACTCAAAAATCTCCTCAAGCCGGGCGACACCGTGACCGCCTACGTGGTGCGGGCCGACCTCGAGAACGGCCAGGTGGTGCTTTCCAAAAAGCGGGCCGAGGCCGACCAAAGCTGGGTCAAGATTCAGACCCTGTTTGACCAGGGCGAGCCGGTAATGGTGGAAGTGAAGGAAAAAGTCAAAGGGGGTCTGGTCGCTACTGTCGAAGGGATTCGCGCCTTCCTGCCTGCCAGCCAGGTAGATCTCAAACGCACCCCAGAGCTCGACGAGTATGTGGGTCAGCGCTTCCTGGTCAAAATCATCGAACTCAACCGCAAGAAGGGCCGGGTCATCCTGTCGCGCCGCACCGTACTGGAAACCGAGCAAAAAGCCGCCCGCAGCCAGATTCTTTCCAGCCTGAAGGAAGGCGATATCGTCGAGGGCCAGGTGGTCGAAGTCACCGAGTTTGGCGTGTTCGTGGCCCTGGGCGGGGTAGATGGCCTGGTACACCGCAGCGAGATCACCTGGGGCCGTTTCAACCACCCCAAGGATGTAGTACAAAAGGGCCAGACCGTGAAGGCCAAGGTGCTCTCGGTAGATACCGAGCGGGAGCGGGTCAACCTCTCCATGAAGGCCCTTACCGAAGACCCCTGGCTGACCGTTTCAGAAAAGCACCCCATCGGCTCCAAGCTCACTGGTAAGGTCGTGGGCCTGACCCAGTTCGGGGCCTTTGTGGAAGTGGAGCCGGGCCTCGAGGGCCTCATCCACATCTCCGAGCTGTCCTGGACCAAGCGCCCCAAGCACCCCAGCGAAATCTTGAAGGAAGGCCAGGTGGTTGAAGCCCAGGTGCTGCGCATAGACCCCGCCGAGCGCCGTCTCTCGCTGGGCCTGAAGCAAACCCAGCCTGACCCCTGGAAGAGCCTGCCCGACCGCTTCCCACCCGGTACCCCGGTCAAGGGCAAGGTCACGGGCCTGACCGACTTTGGGGTTTTCGTGGAGATCGAGCCCGGCATCGAAGGGCTCATTCACGTCTCCGAGCTGGCCTACGAGCGCGTCGAGAAGCCCTCCGAGCTGTTCAAGAAAGGCGACGAAGTCGAGGCGGCCATCCTGCAGATTGACCCCGTGGAGCAGCGCATCAGCCTCTCGCGCAAGCGCCTCCTGACCCCACCGCCCCAGGCAGTAAGCATCCCCGGCGACGAAGAGGGCGAAGGCCGCAAGGGCCGCCGCGAGGGCAAGGGCGGCGAGCGTCCCAAGCGTCCAAAAGGCAAGGGGGGCCCCCGCGAAGGGCGCGGCCGCGAGCGCGATTTCGACTATGGGGGTGCTTCTGGCGCAGCCGCCTACACCAACTATGACCCCAGCGTGGTCTCTGCATCCACAACCAACGTGAAGCTCGGCGACGTGTTCGGCGACCTCCTGAGCCAGCTTAGCCTGGAAGAGGACAAGGACAAAGAAAAAGCCTGA
- a CDS encoding aminopeptidase yields the protein METRFAALLAEYCLDLQPGQTVLIEAEPPALPLLEALQAVALQRGAYPLVQIFPAATSRPFFLYGEAWLNQPPLPQLRLMEHVDASLRIESAQNPLELAEVPPARLAQFRTGWRPYAQTRARKRWCLTLYPTAGYAQQAGMSTAGFRAFVERALYLDRLNPIASWRALSAFQAALIERLQKVKEIRIQADGTDLRLRVEGRKWINSDGKRNMPSGEVFTGPLETSAEGEIRFNLPVVVSGQRVEGVRLRFREGRVVEASALAGEAYLHRMLEADPGARCLGELGIGTNFGINRPTGLILYDEKIGGTVHLALGQSYPETGGTNASSIHWDLILDLRQGGRLLADGEVLQEEGRFVGL from the coding sequence ATGGAAACCCGTTTTGCGGCCCTGTTGGCCGAGTACTGCCTGGACTTGCAGCCCGGCCAGACGGTTCTGATTGAAGCCGAACCGCCGGCCCTACCCCTGCTCGAGGCCCTGCAAGCGGTGGCCTTGCAGCGCGGGGCCTACCCCCTTGTGCAAATCTTTCCTGCGGCGACCTCGAGGCCCTTTTTTCTGTACGGGGAAGCCTGGCTCAACCAGCCGCCCCTGCCCCAGTTGCGGCTCATGGAACACGTGGACGCCAGCCTGCGCATCGAGAGTGCCCAGAACCCCCTCGAGCTCGCCGAGGTGCCCCCGGCCCGCCTGGCCCAGTTTCGCACCGGATGGCGGCCTTACGCGCAAACACGGGCGCGTAAGCGCTGGTGCCTGACGCTCTACCCTACTGCCGGTTATGCCCAGCAGGCCGGCATGTCCACGGCGGGCTTTCGGGCCTTTGTGGAGCGGGCTTTGTATCTCGACCGCCTCAACCCCATTGCGTCCTGGCGCGCTTTGTCGGCCTTCCAGGCGGCCCTTATCGAGCGGCTGCAAAAGGTGAAGGAAATTCGTATCCAGGCAGATGGAACCGACCTGCGGCTTCGGGTGGAGGGGCGAAAGTGGATCAACTCCGATGGCAAGCGCAACATGCCTTCGGGCGAGGTGTTCACCGGGCCCCTCGAAACCTCCGCCGAGGGCGAGATCCGCTTCAACCTGCCGGTGGTGGTCTCGGGGCAGCGGGTGGAGGGGGTGCGCCTGCGCTTTCGCGAGGGGCGGGTGGTGGAAGCCAGCGCCTTGGCGGGGGAGGCGTACCTTCACAGGATGCTCGAGGCCGACCCCGGCGCGCGCTGCCTGGGCGAGCTGGGCATCGGCACGAACTTCGGCATTAACCGCCCCACCGGCCTTATCCTCTACGACGAAAAAATCGGCGGCACGGTGCACCTGGCCCTGGGGCAAAGCTACCCCGAGACCGGCGGTACCAACGCCTCCTCGATCCACTGGGACTTGATTCTGGACTTGCGCCAGGGGGGGCGTCTGTTGGCTGATGGAGAGGTGTTGCAGGAGGAAGGACGGTTTGTGGGTTTGTAG